A part of Aegilops tauschii subsp. strangulata cultivar AL8/78 chromosome 2, Aet v6.0, whole genome shotgun sequence genomic DNA contains:
- the LOC109752461 gene encoding GDSL esterase/lipase At5g45910 produces the protein MHKLLCAALLLLLPLLWSKPATSSPSSGHRYKSIFSFGDSFADTGNNPVVFGWYSVFDHVTRPPYGTTFFGRPTGRNGDGRLIIDFIAENLGLPYVPPTLVHNGSFRRGANFAVGAATALDTGFFHERDIPGGSSKFPLNTSLGVQLEWFESMKPTLCRTPRECKNFFGRSLFLVGEFGVNDYHFSFQRKTVQEVRSFIPDVVATISMAIERLIKHGARSLVVPGVIPSGCSPPILTKFAGAPPTAYDSKTGCLTAHNELGLYHNLLLQAALAKLRTKHRNIKIIYADFFGPIMEMVESPHKFGFEEDVLMVCCGGPGRYGMNSTVPCGDAAATTCRDPSARLYWDGVHLTEAANRHVADVWLGEINPSTGVSRKQGAKGPCRLGRHKI, from the exons ATGCACAAGCTCCTATGTGCCGCCTTGCTCCTGCTCCTCCCCCTCTTGTGGTCCAAGCCGGCGACCTCTTCCCCCTCCAGCGGCCATCGCTACAAGTCCATCTTCAGCTTCGGCGACTCCTTCGCCGACACGGGCAACAACCCCGTCGTCTTCGGATGGTACTCCGTGTTCGACCACGTCACGCGGCCTCCCTACGGCACCACCTTCTTCGGCCGCCCCACCGGCCGCAACGGGGACGGGCGACTCATCATCGACTTCATCG CTGAAAACCTGGGCCTGCCGTATGTGCCGCCCACCCTGGTTCACAACGGCAGCTTCCGCCGAGGTGCCAACTTCGCCGTTGGAGCCGCCACCGCTCTGGACACCGGTTTCTTCCATGAGAGGGACATCCCCGGTGGCTCCAGCAAGTTCCCCCTCAACACCAGCCTAGGCGTGCAGCTGGAGTGGTTCGAGTCCATGAAGCCTACATTGTGCCGCACACCTCGAG AGTGCAAGAACTTCTTCGGCAGATCTCTCTTCTTGGTGGGAGAGTTCGGAGTCAACGACTATCACTTCTCTTTCCAACGCAAAACGGTGCAGGAAGTCAGATCCTTCATTCCAGATGTCGTCGCAACCATCTCCATGGCAATCGAG AGGCTGATCAAGCACGGGGCGAGGAGTCTGGTGGTTCCCGGCGTGATCCCGTCTGGATGCTCGCCGCCGATCCTGACCAAGTTCGCCGGCGCCCCACCGACAGCATACGACTCCAAAACCGGCTGTCTGACAGCGCACAACGAGCTGGGGCTGTACCACAACCTGCTGCTGCAGGCGGCTCTCGCCAAGCTCCGGACCAAGCACCGCAACATCAAGATCATCTACGCCGATTTCTTTGGCCCAATCATGGAGATGGTGGAGTCGCCGCACAAGTTCG GTTTTGAAGAGGACGTACTTATGGTGTGCTGTGGAGGGCCTGGAAGGTACGGTATGAACTCGACAGTTCCATGCGGCGATGCAGCCGCGACGACGTGCCGGGATCCGTCTGCTCGGCTGTACTGGGACGGCGTCCACCTGACGGAGGCGGCTAACCGGCACGTCGCCGATGTTTGGCTGGGTGAGATCAACCCGTCCACAGGAGTCAGCCGCAAGCAGGGTGCAAAGGGGCCATGTCGACTGGGCCGTCACAAAATATAG